One Polaribacter sp. KT25b DNA segment encodes these proteins:
- a CDS encoding N-acetylglucosamine kinase — protein MILIADGGSTKADWIAINKDKNEAFRVRTLGLNPEVISEVELKNRIINMFQLIKIKKEVTEIFFYGAGCGTPVATKILKDVLESIFINAKVVVAEDMLAAVYAVAGNKPAIVCILGTGSNSCYFDGENIHMKTPSLGYVIMDEASGNYFGKRLLRAYYYDRMPKKIAEKFESQFNMEADFVKKNLYREQNPNMYLANFAQFMFEFKEDKYIKKIIKKGFQEFFKYRVLPFEKGDETPLYFIGSIAFYFRDILEEVAEKYDLKITDVIQRPIDNLLEYHKNLIE, from the coding sequence ATGATTTTAATTGCAGACGGTGGCTCTACAAAAGCAGATTGGATAGCTATCAATAAAGATAAAAATGAAGCATTTAGGGTAAGAACATTGGGTTTAAATCCTGAAGTAATTTCAGAGGTTGAGTTGAAAAACAGGATTATAAACATGTTTCAATTGATTAAAATAAAAAAAGAAGTTACAGAAATCTTTTTTTATGGCGCTGGATGTGGAACTCCTGTAGCAACAAAAATTTTAAAAGATGTTTTAGAATCTATTTTTATCAATGCTAAAGTGGTAGTTGCAGAAGATATGCTCGCAGCCGTTTATGCCGTTGCTGGTAATAAACCGGCAATAGTTTGTATTTTAGGTACGGGCTCTAATAGTTGTTATTTTGACGGAGAAAATATTCATATGAAAACGCCTTCTTTAGGATATGTTATTATGGATGAAGCAAGTGGTAATTATTTTGGAAAAAGATTGTTAAGAGCTTATTATTATGACAGAATGCCTAAAAAAATTGCAGAAAAATTTGAGAGTCAATTTAATATGGAGGCAGATTTTGTGAAGAAAAACTTGTACAGAGAACAAAATCCGAATATGTATTTAGCAAACTTTGCGCAATTTATGTTTGAATTTAAAGAAGATAAATACATTAAAAAAATTATTAAGAAAGGTTTTCAGGAATTCTTTAAATATAGAGTTTTACCTTTTGAAAAAGGAGACGAAACACCTTTGTACTTTATAGGTTCAATCGCTTTCTATTTTAGAGATATTTTAGAAGAAGTTGCCGAAAAATATGATTTAAAAATTACAGATGTAATTCAAAGACCTATTGATAATTTATTAGAATATCATAAAAATTTGATTGAATAG
- a CDS encoding polysaccharide biosynthesis/export family protein, whose protein sequence is MIGYFTVKKCSRYNFDKKSKLIELRFDILTLKVDKISKYFKIYVILAKKISMSKKSNNILFVFAIVLISSCVSKKDIVYFQNDAIDQSKVSNSYKTIIKPDDVLQITITALDTEAVRPFNLAAVNYATTSNTATGTPQLQTYLVDTKGEIDFPVLGKLKIGGLTRDELIAFLKHKLAPDYILNPNINVRITNYKVTVLGAVRNPGSYTIPNERITILEALGLAGDLNISALRNNILVQREENGKKTQYRVDLLSKNIFTSPVYYLQQNDVVYVEQNYASIQSASSNSNTSLIISVTSLLIGIITLIIR, encoded by the coding sequence ATGATTGGTTACTTTACAGTCAAAAAATGTTCTCGATACAATTTTGATAAAAAATCAAAATTAATCGAACTGAGATTCGATATACTAACGCTTAAAGTAGATAAAATTAGCAAGTATTTTAAAATTTATGTTATTTTAGCAAAAAAAATAAGTATGAGTAAAAAAAGTAATAATATCCTTTTTGTTTTTGCCATTGTTTTGATTTCGTCATGTGTGTCTAAAAAAGACATTGTCTATTTTCAAAATGATGCAATAGATCAATCTAAAGTGTCTAACAGTTATAAAACCATCATCAAACCCGATGATGTATTGCAGATTACCATTACTGCCTTAGATACAGAAGCCGTAAGGCCTTTTAATTTGGCAGCGGTCAATTATGCTACAACTTCAAATACAGCAACTGGTACCCCTCAACTGCAGACCTATTTGGTAGATACCAAAGGAGAGATTGATTTTCCGGTGTTGGGGAAGTTAAAAATAGGAGGCTTAACCAGAGATGAGCTTATTGCATTTTTAAAACATAAATTAGCCCCAGATTATATTTTAAATCCAAATATCAATGTTCGGATTACCAATTACAAAGTGACGGTGTTAGGAGCTGTTCGTAATCCAGGTAGTTATACCATACCCAATGAACGGATCACCATCTTAGAAGCGCTTGGTTTGGCAGGCGATTTAAACATCTCTGCTTTACGAAATAACATTTTAGTGCAACGAGAAGAAAATGGTAAAAAAACACAATATCGAGTAGATTTGTTGTCTAAAAACATATTTACTTCACCAGTATACTATTTACAACAAAATGATGTGGTCTATGTAGAACAAAATTATGCCTCTATTCAATCGGCATCCTCCAATTCAAACACGAGCTTAATTATTTCTGTCACAAGTCTGCTTATTGGAATCATAACGCTAATCATAAGATAA
- the murF gene encoding UDP-N-acetylmuramoyl-tripeptide--D-alanyl-D-alanine ligase: MKIANLYNIYRQHFLVDTDTRNIRKNTIFFALKGENFNGNTFAEQALKLGASYAVVDEPAYKTCENIILVTDVLKTLQELANFHRKQLHIPVIGLTGSNGKTTTKELINVVLSKKLNVTATKGNLNNHIGVPLTLLSMTDKTELGIVEMGANHQKEIEFLCTICEPDFGYITNFGKAHLEGFGSLEGVINGKSELYTYLQKNNKTAFVNTEDAIQVEKTKEIKAVLINTDELQFLEVNPFVKLRYKSIQIQSNLIGKYNYTNIAAAITIGDYFKVSENAIKEAIAYYTPTNNRSQIIKSKTNTIILDAYNANPSSMKVAIENFEAIKTTSKAIILGDMFELGKESLQEHQAIVNLVTSLNFKETYFVGENFYQTKTDKTQFKTYQDLEAFIKKNPLENQSILIKGSRGMRLERILDLL, encoded by the coding sequence ATGAAAATAGCCAATCTATACAATATATATCGTCAACATTTTCTGGTAGATACAGACACTAGAAACATCAGAAAAAACACCATTTTCTTTGCGTTAAAGGGCGAGAATTTTAATGGAAACACATTTGCCGAACAAGCTTTAAAACTTGGCGCAAGTTATGCCGTTGTAGATGAACCTGCTTATAAAACATGCGAAAATATCATTTTGGTTACGGATGTTTTAAAGACGCTACAAGAACTAGCTAATTTTCATAGAAAACAATTACACATTCCTGTTATTGGTTTAACAGGTAGCAATGGTAAAACGACAACCAAAGAATTGATAAACGTTGTTTTAAGTAAAAAACTTAATGTTACAGCCACTAAAGGAAACTTAAATAATCATATTGGTGTACCGCTCACACTACTTTCTATGACTGATAAAACAGAACTAGGAATTGTAGAAATGGGTGCAAATCATCAAAAAGAAATTGAATTTCTATGCACTATTTGCGAACCAGATTTTGGTTATATCACCAATTTCGGAAAAGCACATTTAGAAGGTTTTGGAAGCTTAGAAGGTGTTATTAATGGAAAAAGTGAACTATATACGTACTTACAAAAAAATAATAAAACTGCCTTTGTAAATACAGAAGACGCTATTCAAGTTGAAAAAACAAAGGAAATTAAAGCCGTTTTAATAAATACTGATGAACTTCAGTTTTTAGAAGTAAATCCGTTTGTAAAACTTAGGTATAAAAGTATACAAATTCAAAGTAATTTAATCGGGAAATATAATTACACAAATATTGCTGCAGCAATTACAATTGGCGATTATTTTAAAGTTTCAGAGAATGCTATTAAAGAGGCAATAGCATATTATACTCCAACAAATAATCGCTCTCAAATAATAAAATCAAAAACAAACACTATTATTTTAGATGCTTATAATGCAAATCCATCAAGCATGAAAGTTGCAATTGAAAATTTTGAAGCAATAAAAACAACATCAAAAGCTATTATTTTAGGTGATATGTTTGAATTGGGAAAAGAAAGCTTACAAGAACATCAAGCAATTGTTAATTTGGTAACTTCGCTTAATTTTAAAGAAACTTATTTTGTTGGAGAGAATTTCTATCAAACAAAAACAGATAAGACTCAATTTAAAACATATCAAGATTTAGAAGCTTTCATCAAAAAAAATCCTCTAGAAAACCAATCAATTTTAATTAAAGGCTCTAGAGGAATGCGTTTAGAAAGAATTTTAGATTTACTGTAA
- the gldJ gene encoding gliding motility lipoprotein GldJ, translated as MKNIFKITLVVLTTVLLTNCNRSNANKSRLTGLSFNDPKNGNFIKGNEDAGQKPPLGMVAVEGGTFTMGQVQDDVMFDWNTTPRKLHVRSFYMDEAEVTNSEYFLYVQYMKNVFPPSEENYKHIYNAILPDTLVWRKSLGNTDILSENYFRHPAYSDYPVVGVSWLQANEYCKWRTNAVNLKNLIDKGHIKNIFEQDSISNFFDTDVFLTDATQLFNGDSTVYKKGVGRTLRKKGDPKRTRGSFQGRKITQADGILTQRFRLPTEAEWEFAAKANIENREYNNIRGRKKYAWNGKYTREKGKRDRGDQLANFKQGNGQYSGLPGWSSDGADIPNKIKSYPPNGFGLYDMSGNVAEWVADVYRPIIDNEANDFNYFRGNIFTKKMIDENGNVVIAANDESAEVEFDTLPNGKIIPKQLPGTIKYIPITKDDATLRRNFSVSNNANIDDGDLNSSRFYEDDEDEFKSKPNMYNSPKSPTIVTDANGKTTFTNDDKMRTTLISDNSRVYKGGAWSDREYWLDPAQRRYLPEYMATSFIGFRCVSDKVGPMSTGKRKARNPSR; from the coding sequence ATGAAAAACATTTTTAAAATAACATTAGTTGTTCTAACAACAGTACTGTTAACTAACTGTAATAGATCGAATGCTAATAAATCTAGGTTAACTGGTTTATCTTTTAACGATCCAAAAAACGGTAACTTTATTAAAGGTAACGAAGATGCTGGCCAAAAACCACCATTAGGTATGGTTGCAGTAGAAGGCGGTACTTTTACTATGGGGCAAGTACAAGACGATGTAATGTTCGATTGGAATACAACACCAAGAAAACTACATGTACGTTCTTTTTATATGGATGAAGCAGAAGTCACCAACTCTGAATATTTTTTATATGTACAATATATGAAGAATGTTTTTCCTCCATCCGAAGAAAATTACAAACATATTTATAATGCTATTTTACCAGACACGTTAGTTTGGAGAAAAAGTTTAGGAAATACAGATATTTTATCTGAAAACTATTTTCGCCATCCTGCGTATTCAGATTATCCTGTGGTTGGTGTTAGCTGGTTGCAAGCAAACGAATATTGTAAATGGCGTACAAATGCTGTAAACCTAAAAAACTTAATAGATAAAGGTCATATTAAAAATATTTTTGAACAAGATTCTATTAGCAACTTTTTTGATACAGATGTTTTCTTAACAGATGCTACTCAATTATTTAATGGTGATTCTACCGTTTATAAAAAAGGGGTAGGTAGAACTTTAAGAAAAAAAGGAGACCCAAAACGTACGAGAGGTTCTTTTCAAGGTAGAAAAATTACCCAAGCAGATGGTATTTTAACACAACGTTTTAGATTACCAACAGAAGCTGAATGGGAATTTGCAGCGAAAGCAAATATAGAAAACCGAGAATATAACAATATTAGAGGTAGAAAAAAATATGCTTGGAATGGTAAATATACTAGAGAAAAAGGAAAAAGAGATAGAGGAGATCAATTAGCAAACTTTAAACAAGGTAACGGACAATATAGTGGTTTACCAGGTTGGAGTTCTGATGGAGCTGATATTCCTAACAAAATAAAATCATATCCTCCAAACGGATTTGGATTGTATGATATGTCTGGAAATGTAGCAGAATGGGTTGCAGATGTGTATAGACCTATAATTGACAATGAAGCTAACGACTTTAATTATTTTAGAGGAAATATATTTACCAAAAAAATGATTGATGAAAATGGTAATGTTGTTATTGCTGCTAATGATGAAAGCGCTGAAGTAGAATTCGACACATTGCCAAATGGTAAAATTATTCCTAAGCAATTACCAGGAACTATTAAATACATTCCAATTACTAAAGACGATGCTACATTAAGAAGAAACTTTTCTGTTTCTAACAATGCAAATATTGATGATGGCGATTTAAACTCTTCACGTTTTTACGAAGATGATGAAGATGAATTTAAATCGAAACCAAATATGTACAACTCACCTAAAAGTCCAACAATTGTAACAGATGCCAATGGAAAAACAACTTTTACAAATGATGACAAAATGAGAACTACGTTAATTAGTGATAATAGTAGAGTGTATAAAGGTGGTGCTTGGTCTGATAGAGAATATTGGTTAGATCCTGCGCAAAGAAGATATTTACCAGAATACATGGCAACAAGCTTTATTGGTTTTAGATGTGTATCTGATAAAGTTGGACCAATGTCTACAGGAAAAAGAAAAGCTAGAAACCCTAGCAGATAA
- a CDS encoding polysaccharide biosynthesis tyrosine autokinase produces the protein MQENNEKEFSNRLETSETLNIREELEKYLTHWKWFLIGSILALSLAFIYLRYTTPQYNATTSIMIKDNNKSGVSAELAAFEDLGIIGGGSANNTDNEIEILKSRKIIGNVVDSLKLTISYFKEGRVKLSELYDQTPIEINIIKKNKDFRDKDTIFKLIFKDSKDIELQDLEGNLILTTKLDELINSEIGQFKLMPSELFDKYSKEDLRELNLLIKLSNRNNVIDTYRGKISISSVDKNSSVLIMSLQGALKPKIEDILDELVIQYNIDAIKDKNIVSTKTKVFIEDRLLSVGNDLALIQDNVKSYKTKFGITGLSAEGELALEAVSMNNQQIVTLKSELSLADWIQKKLIKQSEEYDVLPTNLGFTDASISTAIMSYNELVMQRNKLLVTAGEKNPQLIEIQSQISTLNKNLLASLDNLKKSLEIQLQQLNTEASKVGAKTASIPLIERGMIDIERQKQIYAELYSYLLKKKEETAISLAVTVPNAKIIDYAYSNGVPVSPKKKIVYLAALVIGLLIPFLFVYVKNVLDTKIHSRKDIEQLTSIPFIGDVPHSETDAKVVIGNDSRTSTAESFRLIRTNLDFMLSSKTDGLGQTVFVTSTTSGEGKSFISINLAAALSLSNKKVLLVGLDLRAPKVTEYLGIAERKGITNYITNDKISIDEIKFSIPEIKGLDILSSGVIPPNPAELLLSDRVKDLFEQVKKDYDYIIIDTAPVNLVTDTLLVAKYADMFLYVTRANYLDKRMLNIAQTLYREQKLPNMAIVLNDTDMTRGYGYGYGYGYGYGYGNAYVERVKKPWYKRILS, from the coding sequence ATGCAAGAAAATAACGAAAAAGAGTTTTCCAACCGATTAGAAACTTCTGAGACCTTAAATATTAGAGAAGAATTAGAAAAATATCTCACCCATTGGAAATGGTTTCTAATTGGAAGTATTTTGGCACTATCATTGGCTTTTATATATTTACGGTATACTACTCCTCAGTACAATGCTACTACTTCTATTATGATAAAGGATAATAATAAGTCAGGAGTTTCTGCAGAATTGGCTGCTTTTGAAGATCTAGGGATTATTGGTGGGGGGTCTGCTAACAATACGGACAATGAAATTGAAATTTTAAAATCGCGTAAAATTATCGGAAATGTAGTTGATTCTTTAAAATTAACAATTTCATATTTTAAAGAGGGTAGAGTGAAATTAAGTGAACTTTATGATCAAACACCTATTGAGATAAATATTATAAAAAAAAATAAAGATTTTAGAGATAAAGACACTATTTTTAAGCTTATTTTCAAAGATTCCAAAGATATAGAATTACAAGATTTAGAAGGTAATTTGATTTTAACAACGAAACTTGATGAATTGATAAATTCTGAAATTGGTCAGTTTAAATTGATGCCGTCGGAGTTATTTGATAAATACTCAAAAGAAGATTTAAGAGAATTAAACTTATTAATTAAACTTTCTAATAGAAACAATGTTATTGATACTTATAGAGGTAAAATAAGTATTAGCAGTGTGGATAAGAATTCTAGCGTTTTAATTATGAGTTTACAAGGAGCTTTAAAACCTAAGATTGAAGATATACTTGATGAATTAGTGATACAATATAATATAGATGCCATTAAAGATAAAAATATTGTTTCTACCAAAACCAAAGTGTTTATTGAAGATCGTTTATTAAGTGTAGGGAATGATTTGGCATTGATACAGGATAATGTAAAATCCTATAAAACAAAGTTTGGTATTACTGGGTTGTCTGCAGAAGGAGAACTTGCATTAGAGGCGGTTTCCATGAACAATCAACAAATAGTTACGCTTAAAAGTGAATTGAGTTTGGCGGATTGGATTCAAAAGAAATTAATCAAGCAATCTGAAGAGTATGATGTCTTACCTACCAATTTGGGCTTTACGGATGCTAGTATTTCTACAGCTATCATGAGTTATAATGAATTGGTGATGCAAAGAAATAAATTATTGGTCACTGCAGGAGAAAAGAACCCCCAATTGATTGAAATTCAAAGTCAAATTTCAACCCTCAATAAAAACTTATTAGCCAGTTTAGACAATTTAAAAAAGTCCTTAGAAATTCAGTTGCAGCAGTTAAATACAGAAGCATCAAAGGTTGGTGCAAAAACAGCAAGTATCCCTTTGATAGAGCGAGGAATGATTGATATTGAAAGACAGAAACAAATTTATGCAGAGTTGTATTCGTATTTGTTAAAGAAAAAAGAAGAAACCGCCATTTCATTGGCAGTTACCGTGCCTAATGCGAAAATTATAGATTATGCCTACAGTAATGGGGTGCCTGTTTCACCAAAAAAGAAAATAGTGTATTTAGCCGCATTAGTTATTGGCTTGCTAATTCCTTTTCTTTTTGTGTATGTAAAAAATGTTTTAGACACGAAGATTCATTCAAGAAAAGATATCGAGCAATTGACCAGCATCCCTTTTATTGGTGATGTGCCGCACTCTGAAACGGATGCTAAGGTAGTGATCGGTAATGATTCAAGGACGAGTACAGCAGAATCCTTTCGTTTAATTCGTACCAATCTTGATTTTATGTTGTCATCGAAAACGGATGGTTTAGGGCAAACTGTTTTTGTAACTTCTACCACCAGTGGAGAAGGGAAATCTTTTATTTCTATCAATTTAGCTGCCGCTTTGTCTTTATCTAATAAAAAGGTACTGTTAGTAGGATTAGATTTAAGAGCTCCTAAGGTTACCGAATATTTGGGTATCGCAGAAAGAAAAGGTATTACCAATTATATCACCAATGATAAGATATCTATAGATGAGATTAAGTTTTCCATTCCAGAAATTAAAGGCTTAGATATTTTATCATCTGGTGTGATTCCACCGAATCCGGCGGAGTTATTGTTAAGTGATAGAGTGAAAGATTTATTTGAGCAGGTTAAAAAAGATTATGATTATATCATTATCGATACAGCTCCTGTTAATTTAGTAACAGATACGCTATTGGTGGCGAAATATGCAGATATGTTTTTATATGTTACAAGAGCCAATTATTTAGATAAGCGTATGTTAAACATAGCGCAAACTCTATACAGAGAGCAGAAATTGCCAAACATGGCCATTGTGCTAAACGATACCGATATGACAAGAGGTTATGGTTATGGTTATGGTTATGGTTATGGTTATGGTTATGGTAACGCGTATGTAGAACGGGTTAAAAAACCGTGGTATAAAAGGATTTTAAGTTAA
- a CDS encoding GIY-YIG nuclease family protein has translation MFKKYIVYIITNKNKTVLYVGVTNDIQRRLSQHYFDSRNAKKSFAGKYNCYYLLYYEVFEDVNAAILREKELKGWRREKKRILITNFNPDWEFLNHDVF, from the coding sequence ATGTTTAAAAAATATATTGTCTATATAATTACAAATAAAAACAAAACGGTACTTTACGTTGGAGTAACAAATGACATTCAAAGAAGACTTTCTCAACATTATTTCGATAGTAGAAATGCTAAAAAATCATTCGCAGGCAAGTACAATTGTTACTATTTATTATATTATGAAGTATTTGAAGACGTTAATGCTGCTATTTTAAGGGAAAAAGAATTAAAAGGCTGGAGAAGAGAGAAGAAAAGAATACTAATCACGAATTTTAATCCAGATTGGGAGTTTCTGAATCATGATGTTTTTTGA
- a CDS encoding nucleotidyltransferase family protein has translation MTYKETLFFIGQSLTINHSKENKDAIEKQLKENPVDWDAIVKVSTGHFVFPALYCNLKRAHFLHYLPEDLVNYMVHITDLNRARNQKIIDQAKEINELLLANNITPIFLKGTGNLLEGLYEDIGERMVGDIDFIVSRDEYLKTISTLDKNNYKIIKESDNYRTFHWHYPALVNPEKIGAVEVHNKILKKPYDYLLDNNILKKDLIKKQETHFLSTKNKLLNAILPKIINDHLYYSQNISLRTMYDVFLISKIEESQIDIKNKAIFKKFNSVLGCIQMVLNCSETIKIEKTKGLENYKRNYISRLGNSKKVKIKSDIIDYLIKYREKMFILKMAFYDPEYKNFVLKELAKINFYKKLLGFKSTI, from the coding sequence ATGACATATAAAGAAACGCTATTTTTTATAGGCCAAAGTCTAACTATTAATCATAGCAAAGAAAATAAAGATGCTATTGAAAAACAATTGAAAGAAAACCCGGTTGATTGGGATGCTATTGTCAAAGTAAGTACTGGTCATTTTGTATTTCCTGCTTTATATTGTAATTTAAAACGCGCCCACTTTTTACACTATCTCCCCGAAGATTTGGTCAATTATATGGTGCATATTACGGACTTAAACAGAGCTCGTAACCAAAAAATCATAGACCAAGCCAAAGAAATTAACGAGCTGCTCTTAGCCAACAACATCACCCCTATTTTTCTAAAAGGTACAGGTAATTTACTAGAAGGCTTGTATGAAGATATTGGAGAACGCATGGTGGGTGATATTGACTTTATTGTTTCAAGGGATGAATACCTAAAAACAATCTCTACATTAGATAAAAATAATTACAAAATCATAAAAGAGAGTGACAATTACAGAACCTTCCATTGGCATTACCCTGCTTTGGTAAATCCTGAAAAAATTGGAGCCGTTGAAGTGCACAATAAAATTCTTAAAAAGCCTTATGATTATCTTTTAGATAATAACATCCTGAAAAAGGATCTAATTAAAAAGCAGGAAACCCACTTTTTATCTACTAAAAATAAACTATTAAATGCAATACTCCCAAAAATCATAAATGATCATTTATATTATTCTCAAAATATTTCATTAAGAACAATGTACGATGTTTTTTTAATTTCTAAAATTGAAGAATCACAAATTGATATAAAAAATAAAGCTATATTTAAAAAATTTAATAGTGTCTTAGGATGTATCCAAATGGTTTTAAATTGTTCTGAAACTATAAAAATAGAGAAAACAAAAGGTTTGGAAAATTATAAAAGAAACTATATATCACGATTAGGCAACTCAAAAAAAGTAAAAATCAAATCTGATATTATCGACTATCTAATAAAATATAGAGAAAAGATGTTCATCCTAAAAATGGCATTTTATGATCCTGAATACAAGAATTTTGTACTCAAAGAATTAGCTAAAATCAATTTTTACAAAAAACTGTTAGGCTTCAAATCGACAATTTAG
- a CDS encoding tyrosine-protein phosphatase: MFFFKKKEIPLSDFFPNGFVDIHSHLLPGIDDGAKDLEDSIALIQKMASYGIKNFITTPHILGEMYPNTPEIIKGKLQEVREELVKRNITDITIDAAAEYMMDEQFSILLEKDEILTLKDNLVLVEMSYFSPPLNLFDILFQLQLKGYKPVLAHPERYISYHNDFKVYQKLKTAGCLFQLNLLSLTEQYGKGVQKTAEKLLKENLYDFVGTDTHHQMHLELLRKIGTPKNLKQLAHIMKSTVQRFGKQTK; the protein is encoded by the coding sequence ATGTTTTTTTTTAAGAAAAAAGAAATTCCGTTAAGTGATTTTTTTCCTAACGGATTCGTAGATATTCATTCTCATTTACTCCCTGGCATTGACGATGGTGCAAAAGACTTAGAAGATTCTATTGCGTTAATTCAGAAAATGGCTTCATACGGGATTAAAAATTTCATTACCACTCCGCATATTTTAGGTGAAATGTATCCAAATACACCTGAAATCATAAAGGGAAAGCTTCAAGAAGTTAGAGAAGAACTCGTAAAAAGAAATATTACCGATATCACCATTGATGCTGCAGCAGAATACATGATGGATGAGCAGTTTTCTATACTATTAGAAAAGGATGAAATCCTCACATTAAAAGATAATTTAGTTTTGGTAGAAATGTCTTATTTTAGTCCGCCTTTAAACTTATTTGATATATTATTTCAATTGCAATTAAAAGGGTACAAGCCTGTTTTAGCGCATCCAGAACGATATATATCCTATCATAACGACTTTAAAGTTTATCAAAAATTAAAAACTGCAGGATGCTTGTTTCAATTGAACTTATTGTCATTAACTGAGCAATATGGAAAAGGAGTTCAAAAAACGGCTGAAAAGCTATTAAAAGAAAACCTATATGATTTTGTGGGCACAGATACACATCATCAAATGCATTTAGAATTATTGCGGAAAATTGGGACTCCCAAGAATTTGAAACAACTAGCGCACATCATGAAAAGCACCGTTCAGCGATTTGGAAAGCAGACAAAATAA